One Dysidea avara chromosome 8, odDysAvar1.4, whole genome shotgun sequence genomic window, TGTAGTTAGATGTGGCTCCAGTATAGCCATTCTGACATGCCTGACCCATGGAGCTGAAAGACAAAGAAAGCAGCCCACATGGAAGTGTGATGGGGACATTTTACTGTAGCTGGTTAGTTGGCTGTAACAAAAGTAACATAGATACTTTTCATGGAAGAACAGTAACTCTGATCATGATAATAATCTACAACAAATAAATACATTGGCAGTTATAGCTATGAAGAGTGGTGGATGGGACAATACATGGGTGTGGCAGGAAAGAGGGCATACAGACAAGAGTAATACAGGTAACCTAGGAGTGGTCTAACTGTGCAATTCATTTATCCAGTTACATCTACTTGATGGTTTCACTAGTACAAATGTGACAATCATATAAACATTTGAATCATGTAAAAGCCACATAGGTGAATACCAGCTAAATGACAAATAGAATCAGTGCAGGTGACCATGTAGGTATGTATGAGTACaagagtgtatgtgtgtacatacgtgtgtgaatgtatgtatgcatgcatgtacagtacatagtacatacacacatacattcaGTTGAGGTGTTTTAATTATGGTACCTAACTGGTAAAGATGCATGCAAACACTCTCTTCAGTACATGTATGTCTGGTGTACTACCATTATACACTTTtaacacatgtagctacaggTCATGCAGAAAAGGTATGCTTGCATACCATGCCGATTCTCGTATATACATTTTCACCTTCTGCTCAAAACAAAGCTTAAGAAAGTCATGTCCAAGTGTAGGTCTCACCACACTATACCCAcacatagatagtatatagctagtttTAGGAATTCATTACATGATGAAACCATTCATAAGTCATAGTTAAGTGTGTTTTTGCTGTTTCAAATAGTTATCATAATAATTAGTCCATTCAGAGTCTTCAAAACCACAAGCGTTTCTTTCTAGTGACTCTGTTCTCTTTGTATCATGGAGGAATGACTTCAACACATCCCAGTATTGTGGAGCTGCAGTCTTGTGAATCATTTCAGCAGTTACCCATGTAAAATCATGAAAGTCAAAACCTGGTGCTACAGCTTCTCCTATCAAAGTGTACATGTCCTTCTTTGATTCTTCATCGGCTGATTCAGGAAGTAACATACGACCACACTTCCATGTTCCACTTTTTACTGGTAGTTGAAACACTTGTCCACCCATCACATCTCCTCCTAGTACCACTCTACTCAACTCTCCACTAGTTGGATCAAACAAGATGTACTCAAATGGAACACCTCCATGATAGTGATGTACAATATCAGACAAGTTCATTGTAAGAGATAAAATTGTAGAGTCTCCTGTTGGCATCCAATAAATAGAAGTGAGAGCATTTCGATGACCATCTTGATCTTTTCCCTGACCAGTACGATCTGTCATCCCGAGACCTTTGTCTGGTACATTCAAATCAGTTTCTCCTCTTGTGCTCATTGGCTGGTCACTTCCTGAGCGATGAGTCTCCAAGAAGAGTCCACCTTCTGGATGAGCTATCAACCCTAGTTTGTTGATCAACATCTCCGCTGTTAACTTTACCATGACTATAGATTGAATATAGATGAAATGTGCAGGTTGCTGCATTTTATGTGTTATGGATTTGATGatgtcactgcttgaagttcttagtttactaatttgttaagccactttactgtagttgtacccagttatactgatagtaaaatgtcagtaactttaagtatatggaatataattgttttactaagttttaaactctcagtaaatcatcagtgaatgcggatttactgaaaaactactaaaataacaaacaattaactgttccatatactggggatataccactctagtaaactaagaaatcAAGCAGTGTGTCCTATTACTATGTAATTTGATGATGTCACAATAGGTCATAGTCTATTACTCCAATGTAATTAATGTACCAGTCTATTACTCCAACTAATTAATGTACCACATTCTGACATCAGTAACACCTGATCATGTTGTATCCTAGCTACGCTGTGTTAAACCCTTTCAGTTATGATAACCTGCATGCCAACACATTAAGGTTTCCCGCAGTATTCATAGATACATATGTTGCAGTGAAaagtatataattattgcaTACATGATTATAGGGGAGACACTGCAAGAACAGTGGAGAAATTTCATACAATATATGcggtatagattggcattgtatTTTTAAAACCATTTTAAAACCTTAAAATTGTAAAGACACTTCTAGCTGAGTGCTCACCTATACTAAAGCTACAATGTCccctgtatgtagctaagcaaTGTGCAGCTGATACATACACAAATTTTAACAAATGCTAAATCAGAAAAATATACAAGTGATGATCTTTTAACAGAGGCATATACATTTGCATGAACAATAAGGTGCCATTTTTGAGGGCGAAAATGTATGTGCTCTATGCTATGGCATATACAACAATAATAACTATATGTGATTAGTGGGCTGTGGCGAGTGTAGCTTATAGTCAATAAGTatggtgtgtggtgtggtgtaatGCGTATAAGTGTATACATGCACTGTGCCATGTATGTTAGGATCAGCCTACTGCAATGGTATAGGCTGACAAAATATAGCATACTACACAGTCAACATTATCCTTACAGGGTGTGGTATTATAAGACCAGACTGCATATTCATTTTACCATAAtgtcatgtacagagttcataAGTATTGTGTATTCTAGCTGAGGCATATTCAGCATGCAGTTTACTGTGCAGAGTAAAGTCTCAGCCGGTGTGTTAAATACAAAGTGCAAAGGCTTCACTTCATTCAATACTATATAATTAATTTGATCAAAGTTTGAAGTATAAGTGAATTTGTAAAGGCTAGATTGACATTATGCACTCTACCCCACTTCTCAAACTTCAGTAGATGTCAACTCACAATTCTGCAGGTATATACGTACGTACAGATGAAGCATATGCATCTTTGAAGTTTTGTCCTGTATGCTGCTatgtactataattatacatcagCAGCTTCAGGTTTCTGACTACCTGTTTCACAGGTACCTAGAGGATATATAATTGactaattaataaataaaatcttGGATTTGTTTTCCATCATAATAGATAGAAATCATTTGTAACAAAAACAAGTGACACTGGTGAGTCTGTGTTGAACCTATTCTACTTGATTCAGCTTTCTGATGTACGTATAGGTGTGGGTGCCAGATTGTAGCAGCACATTCCAATATTGGTTTCACTGAGCATGTGCCCGTAACATTTGCTTTAACTTATGCAAGACAACGGAGGAGATTTTAACTTTACCAACATAATTGATATATGTTCCTTCCATGTTAATAGGTGTTCATCGTCGCAATTCCAAGATCACAAATTACTGACCATATAGAGATCAGATATAGACCATGTTTGTTGCTATGCATGGCTATGGCTAGGTATATACATTTAGCAGAGTTGAACTTCATCTGCCATGCATGTGTTTACCCAGTGAGAAAATTATTTTGAAAGCATGTGGTATATCAGTTTCAGTCTAAATACTCATGTATATTATAGAGCGTCATCATTGCCATAACTGAAGTCAGTGATgtcatatatatttatatatttatatatacaaTTGTATAGATGAGGAATAAAAGTGGTACTCAGTAATTATAGCCTTGAGTACTAAAAGAATAGGGCTCCATAGTGTAACATGATCTGTGTGACGAGAAACCGCTTAAGAAATTAAAATCTAATAAAATATTAGTTTCAGCATTGAAATTATGTAGTTATATCACAGCTGCaagagattttgctgatatatgtaCCCAACCCCCAAGGGCATACATCGGAACCCCAAGGACCGCAGGTCTGAGGGgtaagggtgtatatatcagcaaaatcctgaTGCAGTCACAGTTTAAGTGATATACTCACTCAGAGCATATACTAATAATCTAAACTTAACGACTACACTGAGCATTTGACTAATGTGTAAACAATAAAATGCTCCATGTCGCTCAATAAAATGAGTCAAAGTACATCGTaactttgaactggttgggcatcaaagccatgagcaaattGCATTCCCAAGATATTACCCAGTGAATATACGAGTTAAACCCCAAGCGgtacctttgaatgcccacactAAAGTGATATATATTTGGttaaaattgtttatagctCCTAGCACATAATCAACCCCATGATAATTTTTCTTAAGATGTTAGCTATGCCATAGCTGACATCTTAAGAAAAATTATCATGGGTCTGATCAAGTGAGAACTAATAATGAAAGAATAAAATGATATGCTGTAGTAttttgctagctatatacaagcACTGCATAATTACATAACATAGGCCAGTATAgtcagtttgctggttttgtttTCTTTTCAGATTGTTGTGATGTTCGCTGGCATGGTTTGCATTTATTAGGCAGTAGCTTGGACAAGTGAGGACTGAAAAATAAAGTGGAGACAGGATATCCCTGCTGTTTCCTTTAGTGATGAGAAAAATACCATCTACTCAATCTTTACAAGACACCATTGATTTTAAGCATTAGCTGTGAGATGATTTGGCTTGTTGGAAACtgatacacagcaaaaataatgTTCCATGCAATGCTACCTACACTAACTCCAGTATTGAAACAAAAAAGTCCCTATAACAACAGAAAACCTGTAAATGATTCCAATGCTATTCAGTATTGTTATGCCTGTGGTGTGATTTTGTCTGAGCATAGGTAAAATTTgttccaacaccaaaacatagaaaaaattatttattaaggctttacagcacaaacaCTGAATTATGCGGTGATAATCTCCACTACACATAAAATGCAATATTTAAACCACTGAACACACCAATCACATAGGGGGAGATTACAGTTTCATGATATAGTGCTGAAGTTACTTTGAATTGTTAGTTAATTACATACTGTCTTAAGATTGCATGAATAGTGCATGCTGTTGGGTACAACATATTCATATATAGAACATGATATGTATCTAACTGTTGTCTGGGAACGGTACTAGTGTGTCAACATAAAAACTGCATATGGCATATGATAAATGAAAAGGCACTgattttacagccaatgcattAATTGATTTCTCAACAATGTTTGATACATGTGACTACACAATTGCTCTTCATTATACAACAACAGTTAAGTAATTACATACAATTCAATTGCAATTAAAAAGGTATACTAGAAAACATATACAaactgaatttataaaaatCAGTAGCTTTATGCAGAAAAGTTAATGACATGAAAGCTTTTGCTACACAGACATACACATGATACCAGCATACAATGTTGTGAGGGTTACACTACTGTtaaataatcatcataataattagtcCATTTAGAGTCTTTAAAACCACGAGTGTTTCTTTCTAGTGAATCTGTTCTCTTTGTATCATGGAGGAATGACTTCAACACATTCCAGTATTGTGGAGCTGCAGTCTTGTGAATCATTTCAGCAGTTACCCATGTAAAATCATGAAAGTCAAAACCTGGTGCTACAGCTTCTCCTATCAAAGTGTACATGTCCTTCTTTGATTCTTCATCGGCTGATTCAGGAAGTAACATACGACCACACTTCCATGTTCCACCTTTTACTGGTAGTTGAAACATTTGTCCATCCATCACATCTCCTCCTAGTATCACTCTACTCAACTCTCCACTAGTTGGGTCAAACAAGATGTACTCAAATGGAACACCTCCATGATAGTAATGTACATGATCAGACAAGTTAATTGTTAGGGATAAAATTGTAGAGTCTCCTGTTGGCATCCAATAAATAGAAGTGAGAGCATTTCGATGACCATCTTGATCTTTTCCCTGACCAGTACGATCTGTCATCACAAGATCTTTGTCTGGTACATTCAAATCAGTTTCTCCTCTTGTGCTCATTGGCTGGTCACTTCCTGAGCGATGAGTCTCCAAGAAGAATCCACCTTCTGGATGAGCTATCAATCCTAGTTTGTTGATCAACATCTCCGCTGTTAACTTTGCCATGACTATAGATTGAATATAGAACAAATGTGCAGGTTGCTGCTTTTATATGTTATGGATTTGATGATGTCCTATTACTATGTAATTTGATGATGTCACAAATGGTCATAGTCTTATTACTCCGACGTAATTAATGTACCACATCCTGCATGACATCAGTAACACCTGATCACcctatgtacactgtaaattcaaatggatacaaatgacccaaatttttgggttgttttacctgcaattcaaacgaccgattttttggtagtaatgacccaaggatgtattggtttattttaactttgtaagatacagtcatattacccagatgcTCTATagtctcttcaacctctagccaggtgtttgaaataaccttgccatcatggtcattttaaccatcTGTGGTAAAATTAACCCATGTCACaagatttgtttatttgtttttttgcattaattaacaagtcagtcatcattagtaataacatacattaatctatctacgacaataattgttacatactgcattttaatactttaaacatacctggtcttatagagttttcaaattgtatttaaaacctatgttctccatgttcacttttgattgtgggatgtaacacaCTGTTATAACGGccagtgtactgtaaatttaaccatgtagctggtcatctaAACTTTACCATAGTAGACTTGACAATTCACACTCAAATCACCAAAATATGTTATTTCAACATCTTAAGTGAACAGTTGTATTGACCTTCCCTGgttattttgactgatttagttCAAGTACCTACTCGGGTTACAACCACttttagatggtcattttaaccaaaACTTCTGCagtttaaatttacccatgtAGGTcaaattgatccatttgaatttactgtgtagCTATGCTTTGTTAAACACTTTCAGTTATGATAACCTGTATGCCAATACATTAAGGTTTCCCAAAGTATTCATAGATACATAGTTATGTATACACTCTATAAACAAAAAACTCCATGACTATGGGAGCACTCAAATCTTCATAGCAGATAAAAACATTAGGTGGAGGGGTGCCATGCACTTGATTTCAACCTCATGCATGGTGTATGGTGTTAGCTACTTGTTGATGGACTCATATGCCTCTTGTGTTTTCATGATAAACTGGTAATCTGGGCCATGCATGCTGATATTAAACTCTAAGAGTTGCCTTCTCTCTGGAAGGGGTTGTTGGACAGTTCCAGATTCAGgcatgatgtcatcattatacATTGTAAGATCAGTTTCTCCCTGTCGCATGTGTTCAGTCATTATGGGGAGCCAGATCATCTCAGAGGTGCTCACTACCTTTTGGAGCTCTTGATGCCTGCAGGAGGATCAAGAGACCCCTGATCTTGATTGTAACCAGATTTTAAGTGTTATCAATTAATTTGCAACTGAATGCGTATGATGATCATTATGTGATCATGCATGGTGTTAGCGATATTATGTAATTTGATGATGTCACAATAGGTCATAGTCTATTACTCCAATGTAATTAATGTACCAGTCTATTACTCCAACTAATTAATGTACCACATTCTGACATCAGTAACACCTGATCATGTTGTATCCTAGCTACGCTGTGTTAAACCCTTTCAGTTATGATAACCTGCATGCCAACACATTAAGGTTTCCCGCAGTATTCATAGATACATATGTTGCAGTGAAaagtatataattattgcaTACATGATTATAGGGGAGACACTGCAAAAACAGTGGAGAAATTTCATACAATATATGcggtatagattggcattgtatTTTTAAAACCATTTTAAAACCTTAAAATTGTAAAGACACTTCTAGCTGAGTGCTCACCTATACTAAAGCTACAATGTCccctgtatgtagctaagcaaTGTGCAGCTGATACATACACAAATTTTAACAAATGCTAAATCAGAAAAATATACAAGTGATGACCTCTTTACAGAGGCATATGCATTCGCATGAACAATAAGGTGCCATTTTTGAGGGCGAAAATGTATGTGCTCTATGCTATGGCATATACAACAATAATAACTATATGTGATTAGTGGGCTGTGGTGGGTGTAGCTTATAGTCAATAAGTATGATGTGTGGTGTAGTGCAATGCGTATAAgtgtatacatgcacacatatcgTACTGTGCCATGTATATTAGGATCAGCCTACTGCAATGGTAGGGCTGACAAAATATAGCATACTACACAGTCAACATTATCCTTACAGGGTGTGGTATTATAAGACCAGACTGCATATTCATTTTACCATAAtgtcatgtacagagttcataAGTATTGTGTATTCTAGCTGAGGCATATTCAGCATGCAGTTTACTGTGCAGAATAAAGTCTCAGTGTGTTAAATACAAAGTGCAAAGGCTTCACTTCATTCAATACTTTATAATTAATTTGATCAAAGTTTGAAGTAAAAGTGAATTTGTAAAGGCTAGATTGACATTATGCACTCTACCCCACTTCTCAAACTTCAGTAGATGTCAACTCACAATTCTGCAGGTATATACGTACGTACAGATGAAGCATATGCATCTTTGAAGTTTTGTCCTGTATGCTGCTatgtactataattatacatcagCAGCTTCAGGTTTCTGACTACCTGTTTCACAGGTACCTAGAGGATATATATAATTGactaattaataaataaaatcttGGATTTGTTTTCCATCATAATAGATAGAAATCATTTGTAACAAAAACAAGTGACACTGGTGAGTCTGTGTTGAACCTATTCTACTTGATTCAGCTTTCTGATGTACGTATAGGTGTGGGTGCCAGATTGTAGCAGCACATTCCAATATTGGTTTCACTGAGCATGTGTAACATTTGCTTTAACTTATGCAAGACAACGGAGGAGATTTTAACTTTACCAACATAATTGATATATGTTCCTTCCATGTTAATAGGTGTTCATCGTCGCAATTCCAAGATCTCAAATTTACTGACCATAGAGATCAGATATAGACCATTTTTGTTGCTATGCATGGCTATGGCTAGGTGTATACATTTAGCAGAGTTGAACTTCATCTGCCATGCATGTGTTTACCCAGTGAGAAAATTATTTTGAAAGCATGTGGTATATCAGTTTCAGTCTAAATACTCATGTATATTATAGAGCGTCATCATTGCCATAACTGAAGTCAGTGATgtcatatatatttatatatacaaGTGTATAGATGAGGAATAAAAGTGGTACTCAGTAATTATAGCCTTGAGTACTAAAAGAATAGGGCTCCATAGTGTAACATGATCTGTGTGACGAGAAACCGCTTAAGAAATTAAAATCTAATAAAATATTAGTTTCAGCATTGAAATTATGTAGTTATATCACAGCTGCaagagattttgctgatatatgtaCCCAACCCCCAAGGGCATACATCGGAACCCCAAGGACCGCAGGCCTGAGGGgtaagggtgtatatatcagcaaaatcctgaTGCAGTCacagtacaagtgatatactcaCTCAGGGCATATACTAATAATCTAAACTTAACAACTACACTGAGCATTTGACTAatgtgtaaacaaatgctccaTGTCGCTCAATAAAATGAGTCAAAGTACATCGTaactttgaactggttgggcatcaaagccatgagcaaattGCATTCCCAAGATATTACCCAGTGAATATACGAGTTAAACCCCAAGCGgtacctttgaatgcccacactAAAGTGATATATATTTGGTTAAAGCTCCTAGCACATAATCAACCCCATGATAATTTTTCTTAAAATGTTAGCTATGTCTGATCAAGTGAGAACTAAAAATGAAATAATAAAATGATATGCTGTAGTAttttgctagctatatacaagcACTGCATAATTACATAACATAGGCCAGTATAgtcagtttgctggttttgtttTCTTTTCAGATTGTTGTGATGTTCGCTGGCATGGTTTGCATTTATTAGGCAGTAGCTTGGACAAGTGAGGACTGAAAAATAAAGTGGAGACAGGATATCCCTGCTGTTTCCTTTAGTGATGAGAAAAATACCATCTACTCAATCTTTACAAGACACCATTGATTTTAAGCATTAGCTGTGAGATGATTTGGCTTGTTGGAAACtgatacacagcaaaaataatgTTCCATGCAATGCTACCTACACTAACTCCAGTATTGAAACAAAAAAGTCCCTATAACAACAGAAAACCTGTAAATGATTCCAATGCTATTCAGTATTGTTATGCCTGTGGTGTGATTTTGTCTGAGCATAGGTAAAATTTgttccaacaccaaaacatagaaaaaattatttattaaggctttacagcacaaacaCTGAATTATGCGGTGATAATCTCCACTACACATAAAATGCAATATTTAAACCACTGAACACACCAATCACATAGGGGGAGATTACAGTTTCATGATATAGTGCTGAAGTTACTTTGAATTGTTAGTTAATTACATACTGTCTTAAGATTGCATGAATAGTGTATGCTGTTGGGTACAACATATTCATATATAGAACATGATATGTATCTAACTGTTGTCTGGGAACAGTACTAGTGTGTCAACATAAAAACTGCATATGGCATATGATAAATGAAAAGGCACTgattttacagccaatgcattAATTGATTTCTCAACAATGTTTGATACATGTGACTACACAATTGCTCTTCATTATACAACAACAGTTAAGTAATTACATACAATTCAATTGCAATTAAAAAGGTATACTAGAAAACATATACAaactgaatttataaaaatCAGTAGCTTTATGCAGAAAAGTTAATGACATGAAAGCTTTTGCTACACAGACATACACATGATACCAGCATACAATGTTGTGAGGGTTACACTACTGTtaaataatcatcataataattagtcCATTTAGAGTCTTCAAAACCACGAGTGTTTCTTTCTAGTGAATCTGTTCTCTTTGTATCATGGAGGAATGACTTCAACACATTCCAGTATTGTGGAGCTGCAGTCTTGTGAATCATTTCAGCAGTTACCCATGTAAAATCATGAAAGTCAAAACCTGGTGCTACAGCTTCTCCTATCAAAGTATACATGTCCTTCTTTGATTCTTCATCGGCTAATTCAGGAAGTAACATACGACCACACTTCCATGTTCCACCTTTTACTGGTAGTTGAAACACTTGTCCATCCATCACATCTCCTCCTAGTATCACTCTACTCAACTCTCCACTAGTTGGGTCAAACAAGATGTACTCAAATGGAACACCTCCATGATAGTAATGTACATGATCAGACAAGTTAATTGTTAGGGATAAAATTGGAGAGTCTCCTGTTGGCATCCAATAAATAGAAGTGAGAGCATTTCGATGACCATCTTGATCTTTTCCCTGACCAGTACGATCTGTCATCACAAGATCTTTGTCTGGTACATTCAAATCAGTTTCTCCTCTTGTGCTCATTGGCTGGTCACTTCCTGAGCGATGAGTCTCCAAGAAGAATCCACCTTCTGGATGAGCTATCAATCCTAGTTTGTTGATCAACATCTCCGCTGTTAACTTTGCCATGACTATAGATTGAATATAGAACAAATGTGCAGGTTGCTGCTTTTATATGTTATGGATTTGATGATGTCCTATTACTATGTAATTTGATGATGTCACAAATGGTCATAGTCTTATTACTCTGACGTAATTAATGTACCACATCCTGCATGACATCAGTAACACCTGATCACCCTATGTAGCTATGCTTTGTTAAACTCTTTCAGTTATGATAACCTGCATGCCAACACATTAAGGTTTCCCAAAAGTATTCATAGATACATAGTTATGTATACACTCTATAAACAAAAAACTCCATGACTATGGGAGCACTCAAATCTTCATAGCAGATAAAAACATTAGGTGGAGGGGTGCCATGCACTTGATTTCAACCTCATGCATGGTGTATGGTGTTAGCTACTTGTTGATGGACTCATATGCCTCTTGTGTTTTCATGATAAACTGGTGAT contains:
- the LOC136264706 gene encoding uncharacterized protein, encoding MVKLTAEMLINKLGLIAHPEGGLFLETHRSGSDQPMSTRGETDLNVPDKGLGMTDRTGQGKDQDGHRNALTSIYWMPTGDSTILSLTMNLSDIVHHYHGGVPFEYILFDPTSGELSRVVLGGDVMGGQVFQLPVKSGTWKCGRMLLPESADEESKKDMYTLIGEAVAPGFDFHDFTWVTAEMIHKTAAPQYWDVLKSFLHDTKRTESLERNACGFEDSEWTNYYDNYLKQQKHT
- the LOC136264707 gene encoding uncharacterized protein; amino-acid sequence: MAKLTAEMLINKLGLIAHPEGGFFLETHRSGSDQPMSTRGETDLNVPDKDLVMTDRTGQGKDQDGHRNALTSIYWMPTGDSTILSLTINLSDHVHYYHGGVPFEYILFDPTSGELSRVILGGDVMDGQMFQLPVKGGTWKCGRMLLPESADEESKKDMYTLIGEAVAPGFDFHDFTWVTAEMIHKTAAPQYWNVLKSFLHDTKRTDSLERNTRGFKDSKWTNYYDDYLTVV
- the LOC136264708 gene encoding uncharacterized protein, with the protein product MAKLTAEMLINKLGLIAHPEGGFFLETHRSGSDQPMSTRGETDLNVPDKDLVMTDRTGQGKDQDGHRNALTSIYWMPTGDSPILSLTINLSDHVHYYHGGVPFEYILFDPTSGELSRVILGGDVMDGQVFQLPVKGGTWKCGRMLLPELADEESKKDMYTLIGEAVAPGFDFHDFTWVTAEMIHKTAAPQYWNVLKSFLHDTKRTDSLERNTRGFEDSKWTNYYDDYLTVV